In Rubrivirga marina, the following are encoded in one genomic region:
- the tmk gene encoding dTMP kinase produces MFFSFEGIDGSGKSTQARLLAGALRQRGFEVVEVREPGGTDLGERVRTLLLDTEAEIRPRSELLLFSAARAQLVDAVVAPALNKGSVVIADRFFDSSTAYQGFGRGMAGKDWMRDLHAFATDGISPVRTYLVDLPPQIAADRRQDRAADRMERADIDFYTRVRAGYLRLAQEDAGRFTTLDGAETLEVLHTQILRDALSVLNRRS; encoded by the coding sequence ATGTTCTTCAGCTTCGAGGGGATCGATGGATCCGGCAAATCGACCCAGGCGCGGCTCCTCGCAGGGGCGCTTCGCCAGCGCGGATTTGAGGTCGTCGAGGTCCGCGAGCCTGGCGGGACTGACTTGGGAGAACGGGTCCGTACCCTCTTGCTGGATACCGAAGCGGAGATCCGGCCTCGGTCTGAACTGCTTCTGTTTTCTGCTGCTCGGGCCCAACTCGTGGATGCTGTCGTGGCCCCCGCACTCAACAAAGGCTCGGTCGTCATCGCAGACCGGTTCTTCGACTCCTCGACCGCCTACCAAGGTTTTGGACGGGGAATGGCGGGCAAGGACTGGATGAGAGACCTCCACGCCTTCGCGACCGACGGGATCTCTCCCGTGCGAACGTATCTCGTCGATCTGCCTCCACAGATCGCCGCCGACCGGCGACAAGATCGAGCTGCGGACCGAATGGAACGCGCCGACATCGACTTCTATACGCGAGTGCGCGCCGGGTACCTGCGCCTCGCACAGGAGGACGCGGGCCGCTTCACGACGCTCGACGGAGCCGAGACCCTCGAGGTCCTCCACACGCAGATCCTGCGCGACGCCCTCTCTGTCCTCAACCGGCGCTCATAA
- a CDS encoding tetratricopeptide repeat protein, with protein sequence MFDFEFDDPTEGDRSDDLIEAYEAHLRDGGPAFFDVDDLEYIATTYFEAGRLTDALEVVDVQIERSPGSSDPWMRRGILLNHLDRHEEALEAYNKALGLNPVDSETLVNRGITLDTIGRSEDALEDFERALSFDPFASDALFNRAIALEKMDQFEDAASALEACAEADPEHPEVWYELGFCYDQLDRLDDSVTAYDRQIDVDPYAQNAWYNRGIVLNRLSRYDEAVSSYDFAVAIDDGFTSAWYNRGNALANLGDAQGAADSYLKVLEYEDGDAATFYNLGLAYDDLGDYAAAVEYFRRAVADDADYADAWYGMGCALDGQGHYNEALASFARAIALAPEESEYWHARADTEYNAGRLAEALRAYTHVVRLDPENKDAWLDLAETRLEAGLRLEALDAFSQVVRLDPTSSEAHLRQAWALASIGQRENAVRSFRRAAELDPSRAEEIRRAYPDLMGGDARPGAGGLGRGAAGDERA encoded by the coding sequence ATGTTCGACTTCGAGTTCGACGACCCCACCGAAGGTGACCGCTCGGACGACCTGATCGAGGCTTACGAAGCCCACCTCCGCGACGGTGGGCCGGCCTTCTTCGACGTCGACGACTTGGAGTACATCGCTACGACGTACTTCGAAGCGGGGCGACTGACGGACGCGCTGGAAGTCGTGGACGTGCAGATCGAGCGGTCGCCCGGGTCTTCGGATCCTTGGATGCGGCGGGGGATCCTGCTGAACCACTTGGATCGGCACGAGGAGGCGTTGGAGGCGTACAACAAGGCGCTGGGACTGAACCCGGTGGACTCGGAGACCCTCGTTAACCGCGGGATCACGCTCGACACGATCGGTCGGTCTGAAGACGCACTGGAGGACTTCGAGCGCGCGCTCTCATTCGACCCGTTCGCATCCGACGCCCTCTTCAATCGCGCGATCGCGCTGGAGAAGATGGACCAGTTCGAGGACGCGGCTTCGGCCCTCGAAGCGTGTGCCGAGGCCGACCCGGAGCACCCAGAGGTCTGGTACGAGCTCGGCTTCTGCTACGATCAACTCGACCGGCTCGACGACAGCGTCACAGCCTACGACCGCCAGATCGACGTCGACCCGTATGCGCAGAACGCGTGGTACAACCGCGGCATCGTTCTGAACCGGCTCAGCCGGTACGACGAGGCTGTGAGCTCATACGACTTCGCGGTCGCCATCGACGACGGGTTCACGTCGGCGTGGTACAACCGGGGCAACGCGCTCGCCAACCTCGGCGATGCGCAGGGGGCAGCTGACAGCTACCTCAAGGTGCTGGAGTACGAGGATGGCGACGCGGCCACGTTCTACAACCTCGGCCTCGCTTACGACGACCTCGGCGATTACGCCGCCGCCGTCGAGTACTTCCGCCGCGCCGTCGCTGACGACGCGGACTACGCGGACGCGTGGTACGGCATGGGCTGCGCGCTCGACGGGCAAGGTCATTACAACGAGGCACTCGCGTCCTTCGCCCGCGCCATCGCGCTCGCGCCCGAGGAGAGCGAGTACTGGCACGCTCGCGCCGACACCGAGTACAACGCCGGACGGCTCGCCGAGGCGCTGAGGGCCTACACGCATGTCGTCCGCCTCGACCCGGAGAACAAGGACGCGTGGCTTGACCTCGCCGAGACGCGGCTCGAGGCCGGCCTGCGGCTCGAAGCCTTGGACGCCTTCTCGCAGGTCGTGCGTCTCGATCCGACCTCGTCGGAGGCGCACCTCCGCCAGGCCTGGGCGCTCGCGTCCATCGGGCAGCGCGAGAACGCGGTCCGTTCGTTCCGCCGCGCAGCGGAGCTGGACCCGTCGCGGGCCGAGGAGATTCGCCGCGCCTACCCAGATCTGATGGGCGGGGACGCGCGACCCGGCGCCGGCGGCCTCGGTCGGGGCGCCGCAGGAGACGAGCGGGCGTAG
- a CDS encoding shikimate dehydrogenase — MSSDGRQRIGASTGLVVLLGDPVGHSLSPTLHNAAFAEQGLDLVYLACAVEADRLATAMDGLWGLGARGANVTIPHKRDALAFAAEATPTARALGAANTLIRTDSGWKADNTDVAGFLAPLVEHRRELADASVVVFGAGGAARAVVYGAAVGLGARTVTIVARRPEQAEGLADDLSDAVGETELRVSTPADATQSVRDAALVVNATPLGMGDGRAPWPNDTDFRGGQVVYDLVYRPARTPLLAAAEANGAISIGGLPMLLGQAADAYRQWTGRDVPLAVARAAALTALGQDA; from the coding sequence ATGTCCAGCGACGGCCGCCAGCGGATCGGAGCCTCGACGGGGCTCGTCGTGCTGCTCGGCGATCCGGTCGGGCATTCGCTGTCGCCGACGCTCCACAACGCGGCGTTTGCGGAACAGGGACTCGATCTCGTCTACCTCGCTTGCGCCGTCGAGGCGGACCGACTGGCGACGGCGATGGATGGGCTCTGGGGGCTCGGCGCGCGCGGCGCGAACGTCACGATCCCTCACAAACGTGACGCGCTCGCGTTCGCCGCCGAGGCGACCCCGACGGCTCGCGCGCTCGGGGCCGCGAACACGCTGATCCGGACCGACAGTGGGTGGAAGGCGGACAACACCGATGTCGCGGGCTTCCTCGCGCCGCTTGTCGAGCATCGCCGGGAGCTGGCCGATGCGAGCGTCGTGGTGTTCGGCGCGGGAGGGGCGGCGCGGGCGGTGGTCTACGGCGCTGCGGTTGGCCTGGGCGCGAGAACCGTGACGATCGTGGCACGGCGGCCGGAGCAGGCCGAGGGCCTGGCGGATGATCTCAGCGATGCGGTGGGCGAGACGGAGCTGCGAGTGTCGACACCCGCCGACGCCACACAGAGCGTCCGTGACGCCGCGCTCGTCGTCAACGCGACGCCGCTGGGGATGGGCGATGGACGGGCACCGTGGCCCAACGACACCGACTTTCGCGGCGGGCAGGTCGTCTACGATCTCGTCTATCGACCGGCACGGACTCCGCTGCTAGCGGCGGCTGAAGCGAACGGCGCGATCTCCATCGGCGGCCTCCCGATGCTCCTCGGCCAGGCTGCCGACGCCTATCGCCAGTGGACCGGCCGCGACGTTCCGCTTGCCGTCGCCCGAGCGGCGGCCCTTACAGCCCTCGGACAAGACGCATGA
- a CDS encoding polyphenol oxidase family protein yields MTDAILHPDMADGRLVAGFTTRAFSPETDSLDDARARLGETLGMPVASVGQVHGADVAVVREARHVNAHDGLVTDRAGLVLSVVAADCALVLLADAEAGVVGACHSGWRGTVAGIVDQTVRAMTGLGAEPERTRAYLAPCISAEAFEVGEEVAAQFDDAVVVRRAEWPRPHVDLRADLVRQLAEAGVSDVEVDGSCTVGDDRFYSYRAEGGTPGRMLGFVGIREIP; encoded by the coding sequence ATGACCGACGCCATCCTCCACCCGGACATGGCCGACGGTCGCCTCGTCGCCGGGTTCACGACGCGCGCCTTCTCACCCGAGACCGACTCGCTCGACGACGCCCGCGCCCGCCTCGGGGAGACGCTGGGGATGCCCGTCGCATCCGTCGGCCAGGTCCATGGGGCCGACGTGGCAGTCGTTCGCGAGGCCCGGCATGTGAACGCTCACGACGGACTCGTCACCGACCGGGCCGGTCTCGTGCTGAGCGTCGTCGCGGCGGACTGCGCGCTCGTGCTGCTGGCCGATGCCGAGGCCGGCGTCGTCGGCGCGTGTCACAGCGGGTGGCGCGGGACCGTCGCCGGAATCGTCGACCAAACAGTGCGAGCGATGACGGGCCTCGGCGCCGAGCCGGAGCGGACTCGGGCCTACCTCGCCCCGTGCATCTCGGCCGAGGCGTTCGAGGTCGGCGAGGAGGTGGCGGCCCAGTTCGACGACGCGGTCGTCGTCCGACGGGCGGAGTGGCCGCGCCCCCACGTCGACCTCCGCGCCGACCTCGTTCGCCAGCTCGCCGAGGCGGGCGTCTCGGACGTCGAGGTGGACGGGAGCTGTACCGTCGGCGACGACCGGTTTTACTCGTACCGGGCCGAGGGCGGGACGCCGGGTCGGATGCTCGGCTTCGTCGGGATCAGGGAGATCCCCTAG
- the recJ gene encoding single-stranded-DNA-specific exonuclease RecJ: protein MPDATPAGVSDVETAAPDTRWTLRPVEDELLVDALAADLNKLPHALARSLALRGVRSFDDAHTFFRPSLSRLHDPHRMRDMDRAVARVAAAIWGQERVLVYGDYDVDGTTSTAMMTTFLQSQGLEVSFFIPNRFEHGYGISEAGIDIAAERGATLIVALDCGITAVDEVAYASSKGIEMVICDHHTPGDVLPAAAAVLDPKRLDCEYPFDGLSGCGVGFKLIQAVIAELGLPEEEAWPYLDLVAVSTACDIVPMVGENRVLMRAGLKQLCDAPRVGIVALAERANVDLNACTSSKMVFQIGPRINAAGRIDDASVAAELLASTDPDQARRLVDAIEALNLRRRELDRQTRDEAFEIAERQMQDDPLALVVYKPGWHPGVIGITASRVAEQFHRPTVLLTSNGVASTAKGSARSVKGISIYEALSHCSDLLDRFGGHAFAAGLALPIERVDTLRDRLQEAVGLAVADTDDLIPEVEIDAPLHLAEVTPRFWSVLKQFGPHGPDNLRPTFWGRGLKVVGQPSCVGAQKQHLRMRVAQIDGGPTFSVIGFGLADRYDAALTSVRRGRPLELAFQVDENTWNGRTTLQLRAQDLRLDAEAG, encoded by the coding sequence ATGCCCGACGCTACCCCGGCCGGGGTCTCCGACGTGGAGACCGCCGCCCCCGACACACGCTGGACCCTCCGCCCGGTTGAGGACGAGCTCCTCGTCGACGCCCTCGCGGCCGACCTGAACAAGCTCCCGCACGCCCTCGCTCGCTCGCTCGCTCTCCGTGGCGTCCGCAGCTTCGACGACGCGCACACGTTTTTCCGGCCGTCGCTCTCGCGCCTCCACGACCCCCACCGGATGCGCGACATGGACCGGGCCGTCGCCCGCGTCGCCGCCGCCATCTGGGGGCAGGAGCGCGTCCTGGTTTACGGCGACTACGACGTCGACGGGACGACGTCGACGGCGATGATGACGACGTTCCTCCAAAGCCAGGGCCTGGAGGTCAGCTTCTTCATCCCCAACCGGTTCGAGCACGGGTACGGCATCAGCGAGGCCGGCATCGACATCGCCGCCGAGCGCGGAGCCACGCTCATCGTCGCCCTCGACTGCGGCATCACGGCCGTCGACGAGGTGGCCTACGCGTCGTCGAAGGGGATCGAGATGGTCATCTGCGACCACCACACGCCGGGCGACGTGCTGCCGGCCGCCGCGGCGGTCCTCGACCCGAAGCGCCTCGACTGCGAGTACCCGTTCGACGGGCTCAGCGGCTGCGGCGTCGGGTTCAAGCTGATCCAAGCCGTCATCGCGGAGCTGGGCCTGCCGGAGGAGGAGGCGTGGCCGTACCTCGACCTCGTCGCCGTGAGCACCGCCTGCGACATCGTCCCGATGGTGGGCGAGAACCGCGTGCTGATGCGGGCCGGACTGAAGCAGCTGTGCGACGCCCCCCGCGTCGGGATCGTGGCCCTGGCGGAGCGCGCGAACGTGGACCTCAACGCGTGCACGTCGTCGAAGATGGTGTTCCAGATCGGCCCGCGGATCAACGCCGCCGGCCGGATCGACGACGCGAGCGTGGCCGCCGAGCTCCTCGCCTCGACCGACCCCGACCAGGCCCGCCGCCTCGTCGACGCCATCGAGGCCCTCAACCTCCGCCGCCGCGAGCTCGACCGCCAGACGCGCGACGAGGCGTTCGAGATCGCCGAGCGGCAGATGCAGGACGACCCGCTCGCGCTCGTCGTCTACAAGCCCGGCTGGCACCCCGGCGTCATCGGCATCACCGCGAGCCGCGTGGCCGAGCAGTTCCACCGGCCGACGGTCCTCCTCACGTCGAACGGCGTCGCGAGCACGGCGAAGGGCTCGGCGCGATCGGTCAAGGGAATCTCGATCTACGAGGCGCTCTCGCACTGCTCCGACCTCCTCGACCGGTTCGGCGGGCACGCCTTCGCGGCGGGCCTCGCGCTCCCCATCGAGCGCGTCGACACGCTCCGCGACCGGCTCCAAGAGGCCGTCGGCCTCGCCGTCGCCGACACCGACGACCTCATCCCCGAGGTCGAGATCGACGCGCCCCTCCACCTCGCCGAGGTCACGCCCCGCTTCTGGAGCGTGCTCAAGCAGTTCGGCCCGCACGGCCCCGACAACCTCCGACCGACGTTCTGGGGCCGCGGCCTGAAGGTCGTTGGCCAGCCGTCGTGTGTCGGCGCGCAGAAGCAGCACCTTCGGATGCGCGTGGCCCAGATCGACGGCGGGCCGACGTTCTCCGTCATCGGCTTCGGGCTGGCGGACCGGTACGACGCCGCGCTCACGAGCGTCCGCCGGGGCCGACCCCTCGAGCTCGCCTTCCAGGTCGACGAGAACACGTGGAACGGGCGGACGACGCTCCAGCTCCGCGCCCAGGACCTCCGCCTCGACGCCGAGGCGGGGTGA
- a CDS encoding ferritin-like domain-containing protein → MSSTLLKDASAATSRRDFFKRAGFGLGAAAAAVSLQACDSDDPIDGDVVTLNFANDFGVLNYAYALEQLEAGFYATVIGDAAFNATFNADERAIFQDLAAHEAIHRDFFEAAIMGAGGNPIPDLTPDFSSIDFSDRSNVLAVAQTFEDLGVSAYNGAGKYIQSAAYLTLAGKIVSVEARHASVIAGLITPNSIAASGQIDANGLDKALEPSAVLAAAGAYIQDDIALTNVPTV, encoded by the coding sequence ATGTCCTCCACTCTCCTCAAGGACGCCTCGGCCGCCACCAGCCGGCGCGACTTCTTCAAGCGGGCCGGCTTCGGGCTGGGCGCCGCGGCGGCGGCCGTCTCGCTCCAGGCCTGCGACTCCGACGACCCCATCGACGGCGACGTCGTCACGCTCAACTTCGCCAACGACTTCGGCGTGCTGAACTACGCCTACGCCCTTGAGCAGCTCGAGGCCGGCTTCTACGCCACCGTCATCGGTGACGCCGCGTTCAACGCGACGTTCAACGCCGACGAGCGGGCCATCTTCCAGGACCTCGCCGCCCACGAGGCGATCCACCGCGACTTTTTCGAGGCCGCGATCATGGGCGCCGGCGGCAACCCGATCCCGGACCTCACGCCGGACTTCTCGTCGATCGACTTCTCCGACCGGAGCAACGTGCTCGCCGTCGCGCAGACGTTCGAGGACCTCGGGGTGAGTGCGTACAACGGCGCCGGCAAGTACATCCAGAGCGCTGCCTACCTCACGCTCGCGGGCAAGATCGTGTCCGTCGAGGCCCGCCACGCCTCGGTCATCGCCGGCCTCATCACGCCGAACTCGATCGCCGCCAGCGGCCAGATCGACGCGAACGGGCTCGACAAGGCGCTGGAGCCGAGCGCCGTGCTCGCCGCCGCCGGTGCCTACATCCAGGACGACATCGCCCTGACCAACGTCCCCACGGTCTAG
- a CDS encoding ferritin-like domain-containing protein, whose translation MNSLLTFFDTETAVQSRRNALGTVGKLGLGAALASVPFLKPGVARAQSGSGDVAILNYALTLEYLERSFYRQALDSGTIPGDVRPLFQTIYDDEAAHVDFLRGALEGAGANPVDYTDSDFAFGDFVTSFAGIAALAQGLEDTGVRAYKGQAAAISTPAYLQAALQIHSVEARHAAAIRRLSQSPAAQGWIPNSQPDAPAPIAPVYGAGSPASQFPAEGNTTQGGVQLTTALSGYSATEISAAFDEPLDMDTVLGIAGQFITGSEGDGND comes from the coding sequence ATGAACTCCCTCCTCACCTTCTTCGACACAGAGACGGCCGTGCAGTCGCGCCGCAATGCCCTCGGCACCGTCGGCAAGCTCGGCCTCGGCGCCGCGCTCGCGTCCGTCCCGTTTCTCAAGCCGGGCGTGGCCCGCGCGCAGTCCGGCAGCGGCGACGTCGCCATCTTGAACTACGCGCTCACCCTCGAATACCTCGAGCGCTCGTTCTATCGGCAGGCCCTCGACTCGGGCACGATCCCGGGTGACGTCCGCCCGCTGTTCCAGACGATCTACGACGACGAGGCCGCGCACGTCGACTTCCTCCGCGGCGCGCTTGAGGGCGCCGGCGCCAACCCCGTCGACTACACCGACAGCGACTTCGCGTTCGGCGACTTCGTGACCTCGTTTGCCGGCATCGCCGCGCTCGCGCAGGGCCTCGAGGACACGGGCGTCCGCGCCTACAAGGGGCAGGCCGCCGCGATCTCGACGCCGGCCTACCTCCAGGCCGCGCTCCAGATCCACTCGGTCGAGGCCCGCCACGCCGCGGCGATCCGCCGGCTCAGCCAGAGCCCGGCCGCCCAGGGGTGGATCCCGAACAGTCAGCCCGACGCGCCGGCCCCCATCGCGCCCGTCTACGGCGCTGGCTCCCCCGCGTCGCAGTTCCCCGCCGAGGGCAACACGACCCAGGGTGGCGTCCAGCTGACGACCGCGCTCTCGGGCTACTCCGCCACGGAGATCTCGGCGGCCTTCGACGAGCCCCTCGACATGGACACGGTGCTCGGCATCGCCGGCCAGTTCATCACGGGTAGCGAGGGCGACGGGAACGACTAA
- a CDS encoding DUF4126 family protein, with product MSAPTSVLAAALGWASGMRSMMPLAVLSRTLAGSTPRIPQLARRRRQPAAALGSDRAASLLPLAAAGELIGDKLPITPARTDVAPLLGRIGSGALAGAAVAAVRRQNPILPALVGAASAAGSSFAMMELRKRAGEQFDLPDPAVAIVEDALAIGISVIAARDAVG from the coding sequence ATGAGCGCGCCGACCTCCGTCCTCGCCGCCGCGCTCGGTTGGGCCTCGGGCATGCGCAGCATGATGCCGCTCGCCGTCCTCTCCCGGACGCTCGCCGGGTCGACGCCCCGCATCCCGCAGCTCGCCCGCCGCCGCCGCCAGCCGGCCGCCGCGCTAGGCTCCGACCGCGCGGCGTCGCTTCTCCCGCTGGCCGCAGCCGGCGAGCTCATCGGCGACAAGCTCCCGATCACGCCGGCCCGAACGGACGTCGCGCCGCTCCTCGGCCGGATCGGGTCGGGCGCGCTCGCCGGGGCCGCCGTCGCCGCCGTCCGCCGCCAGAACCCGATTCTCCCCGCGCTCGTCGGTGCCGCCAGCGCGGCCGGCTCCTCGTTCGCGATGATGGAGTTGCGGAAGCGGGCCGGCGAACAGTTCGACCTGCCGGACCCGGCGGTCGCCATCGTCGAGGACGCACTCGCCATCGGGATCAGCGTGATCGCGGCACGCGACGCCGTCGGCTAG
- a CDS encoding DUF2945 domain-containing protein — protein sequence MPAYSTGDKVQWNWGDGTGTGTVQESFTDRVTRTLQGTEVTRDADDDNPAYLVEQDDGDHVLKSESELSKA from the coding sequence ATGCCGGCATACAGCACAGGCGACAAGGTCCAATGGAATTGGGGCGACGGCACCGGGACGGGCACCGTCCAGGAGTCGTTCACCGATCGGGTCACCCGGACTCTCCAGGGCACCGAGGTCACCCGCGACGCCGACGATGACAACCCTGCCTACCTCGTCGAACAGGACGACGGCGACCACGTCCTGAAGTCCGAGAGCGAGCTCTCGAAGGCATGA
- a CDS encoding S8 family serine peptidase — translation MSFRSLVLGALALAAPAALAQDAPPENWHLLDRDADGVAGISLDAAYAALGDRAPSEVVVAIIDSGVDVTHPDLVPVLWTNDDEVAGNGVDDDGNGYVDDVHGWSFLGGADGENVEHDTYELARLVALCRAGTPDATYSDCDTLEAALEEERRPLAQQAVQLGPLLTTARAEDARMREKHGDDYTLSDADEDDDVRALSFLAQQGASLSDLEDFAESIESRLEYGLNPDYDPRGVVGDDYADVAERLYGNADVAGPDPNHGTGVAGLVAAARGNDLGIDGIAPARIMVLRAVPGGDERDKDVANAIRYAVDNGADVVNMSFGKAYSPQKAAVDAAVAYAVENGVLLVHAAGNSGEDIDVEDNYPTRTLLDGTVSGGWLEVGASTPSDAALAASFSNYGQTGVDLFAPGEGVTSLKPGGGIQTANGTSFASPIVAGVAALVMAYFPELSAEDVRQILLDSVTPYEVEATRPGADEAVPFTTLSVTGGVVNAAAAVQLAAQRSGASMPARRSE, via the coding sequence ATGAGCTTCCGATCCCTCGTCCTCGGCGCCCTCGCGCTGGCCGCGCCGGCCGCCCTCGCCCAGGACGCCCCGCCCGAGAACTGGCACCTCCTCGACCGCGACGCCGACGGCGTCGCCGGCATCAGCCTCGACGCGGCCTACGCGGCCCTCGGCGACCGCGCGCCCTCCGAGGTCGTCGTCGCCATCATCGACTCCGGCGTCGACGTCACGCACCCGGACCTCGTGCCGGTCCTCTGGACGAACGATGACGAGGTCGCCGGCAACGGCGTCGACGACGACGGCAACGGCTACGTCGACGACGTCCACGGGTGGAGCTTCCTCGGGGGCGCCGACGGCGAGAACGTCGAGCACGACACGTACGAGCTCGCCCGCCTCGTGGCGCTCTGCCGCGCCGGCACGCCGGACGCGACCTACTCCGACTGCGACACGCTCGAGGCCGCGCTCGAAGAGGAACGCCGGCCGCTCGCCCAGCAGGCCGTCCAGCTCGGCCCGCTCCTCACGACCGCCCGCGCCGAGGACGCCCGGATGCGCGAGAAGCACGGCGACGACTACACCCTCAGCGACGCCGACGAAGACGACGACGTCCGCGCGCTGTCCTTCCTCGCCCAGCAGGGCGCCAGCCTCTCCGACCTCGAGGACTTTGCCGAGAGCATCGAGAGCCGGCTCGAGTATGGGCTCAACCCCGACTACGACCCGCGTGGCGTCGTGGGCGACGACTACGCCGACGTCGCGGAGCGGCTCTACGGCAACGCCGACGTGGCCGGGCCGGACCCGAACCACGGCACAGGCGTGGCCGGCCTCGTGGCCGCCGCGCGCGGCAACGACCTCGGCATCGACGGCATCGCACCGGCCCGGATCATGGTGCTCCGCGCCGTGCCCGGCGGTGACGAGCGCGACAAGGACGTCGCCAACGCCATCCGCTACGCCGTCGACAACGGCGCCGACGTCGTCAACATGAGCTTCGGCAAGGCCTACTCGCCCCAGAAGGCGGCCGTCGACGCGGCCGTGGCCTACGCCGTCGAGAACGGCGTCCTGCTCGTCCACGCCGCTGGCAACTCGGGCGAGGACATCGATGTCGAGGACAACTACCCGACGCGGACGCTCCTCGACGGGACGGTCTCGGGCGGCTGGCTCGAGGTCGGCGCGAGCACGCCCAGCGACGCGGCCCTCGCGGCCAGCTTCTCGAACTACGGCCAGACGGGTGTCGACCTGTTCGCGCCGGGTGAGGGCGTGACGTCGCTCAAGCCGGGGGGCGGGATCCAGACGGCCAACGGGACGAGCTTCGCCTCGCCGATCGTGGCGGGCGTCGCGGCGCTCGTGATGGCCTACTTCCCCGAACTCTCGGCCGAAGACGTCCGCCAGATCCTCCTCGACTCGGTCACGCCGTACGAGGTGGAGGCCACGCGGCCGGGCGCCGACGAGGCCGTGCCCTTTACGACGCTCTCCGTGACCGGCGGCGTCGTCAACGCAGCGGCGGCGGTCCAGTTGGCGGCCCAGCGGTCGGGCGCCTCCATGCCGGCCCGCCGCAGCGAGTAA
- a CDS encoding OsmC family protein — MSDLLTFAVRGTADTAARTTVRARDFSLVVDEPPSLGGDDLGANPVEYLLAGFAGCLNVVGHLVAQEQGLTIRSLDVEVSGPLDPARLFGQDTEARAGFQHIEVALHVDADADEAALERWVRTVEERCPISDNLRQPTPVHLGVVRTAGAPA, encoded by the coding sequence ATGTCCGACCTCCTCACCTTCGCCGTCCGCGGGACGGCCGACACCGCCGCGCGCACGACCGTCCGCGCCCGCGACTTCTCCCTCGTCGTCGACGAGCCGCCGTCGCTCGGCGGCGACGACCTCGGCGCCAACCCCGTCGAGTACCTCCTGGCCGGGTTCGCCGGCTGCCTCAACGTCGTCGGGCACCTCGTGGCCCAGGAGCAGGGGCTCACGATCCGATCGCTCGACGTCGAGGTGTCGGGCCCGCTCGACCCGGCCCGCCTGTTCGGCCAGGACACCGAGGCCCGCGCCGGCTTCCAGCACATCGAGGTCGCGCTCCACGTCGACGCCGACGCCGACGAGGCCGCGCTCGAGCGGTGGGTGCGGACGGTCGAGGAACGGTGCCCCATCTCCGACAACCTCCGCCAGCCGACGCCGGTCCACCTCGGTGTCGTCCGCACGGCCGGCGCGCCGGCCTGA